The stretch of DNA GGGCGCGTTCCCCGATGTCGAAGCCCTCGCGCCGTTCGTCGGGCAGCGGCTCGACGCCCTGCTCCTCGGTGACGAAGCCGAGGGTGTAGAGATACGTGGTCGTAGTCGCGCGCACCGCCTGGGCGAGCGTGAAGCCGGCGGCCGTGAACAGACGCAGGTTGTCCTCCATCTGCTCGGCGTGCTCCATGCCGGTGAAACGTGAGCCGCTGAAGACCTTCGCGCCGTCGCGGTAGCCGCGCAGCGCCTCGCGCAGACCGTGGTTCGACTTGCGCAGCCGTTCCTGCCAGGTGTCCGCGGGGTCGAGAGGGGTCCCCGCGATCATCCGGCGGTACATCTCCGTGGCCATCTCGTCGAGCAGGGCCTGCTTGTCCTTGAAGTGCCAGTACAGGGCGGGTGCCTTGACGCCCAGCTCGCGGCCGATGGCGCTCAGGGTCAGGCCCGCCAGGCCCACCTCGTTCAGGAGGGCCAGGGCGGCGTCCGCGACCCGCTTGCGGTCGAGAGGCAGGCGTGGTTCCGAGTTCACGCTTGACAGCTTAACGGCGTTAAGTCCATCGTCGTGGCAGACCGAACTTAACGGCGTTAAGGAGTATCGGCGCATGACCGCACAGGTGGACGTACTGATCGTGGGCGCGGGCCCCAGCGGACTGACCCTCGGTATCGATCTGGCCCGGCGAGGGGTGGACGCGCTCGTCGTCGAGCGGGCCGACGGGCTGTTTCCCGGCTCGCGGGGCAAGGGGATCCAGCCGCGCACCCTGGAGGTCTTCGACGACCTCGGCGTCCTGGACGCGATCCGCGCGGCCGGCGGCACCTGTCCGGTCGGGATGATCTGGCAGAACGGGCGGCGGACGGGTGAACACCGGATGTTCGACCCGGCGCAGGCGACCGAGGACTCGCCGTACGCGGAAGGGTGGATGGTGCCGCAGTGGCGCACGCAACGGATCCTGCTGGCACGGCTGGAGGAGCTGGGCGGGCGGGTCGTCTTCGGCCGGGAGGTCGTCGGTCTCGCTCAGGACGAGGACGGGGTGACCGTGCGCTTCGTCTCCGGCGCCGCTCTGACGGCGAGGTACGTGGTCGCCGCCGACGGGGGCCGCTCGACGGTGCGCCGGGCGCTGGGCATCGGCATGACGGGCGAGACGGTCGATCCGAGCCCGATGCTGGTGGCTGACGTCCGCATCACCGGTCTGGACCGCGACAACTGGCACATCTTCCCGGCCGGCGGAGAGGGCGACGGCTTCATGGCGATCTGCCCGCTCGCGGGTACGGAGGACTTCCAGGTCGTGGCCGGGTTCCCGGAAGGCACCGTGGTGGACCTGTCCCTCGACGGCATGCGCAAGGTCGTCGCCGCCCGTTCGCATCTCGCCCCGCAGGACGTGACCGACGTGCGGTGGGCCTCGGACTTCCGCCCGCGGGCGGCCCTGGCGGACCGCTTCCGCGAGGGCCGGGTCTTCCTCGCCGGGGACGCCGCGCACATCCACTCGCCGGCCGGCGGCCAGGGCCTCAACACCAGCGTGCAGGACGCCTGCAACCTGGGCTGGAAGCTGGGCGCGGTGCTGCGGGACGGTGTGCCCGACTCCCTCCTCG from Streptomyces sp. 6-11-2 encodes:
- a CDS encoding TetR/AcrR family transcriptional regulator C-terminal domain-containing protein, whose product is MNSEPRLPLDRKRVADAALALLNEVGLAGLTLSAIGRELGVKAPALYWHFKDKQALLDEMATEMYRRMIAGTPLDPADTWQERLRKSNHGLREALRGYRDGAKVFSGSRFTGMEHAEQMEDNLRLFTAAGFTLAQAVRATTTTYLYTLGFVTEEQGVEPLPDERREGFDIGERARMMADFPLSAAAGTEIFADYEQHFAEGLELVIDGVATRYGID
- a CDS encoding FAD-dependent oxidoreductase codes for the protein MTAQVDVLIVGAGPSGLTLGIDLARRGVDALVVERADGLFPGSRGKGIQPRTLEVFDDLGVLDAIRAAGGTCPVGMIWQNGRRTGEHRMFDPAQATEDSPYAEGWMVPQWRTQRILLARLEELGGRVVFGREVVGLAQDEDGVTVRFVSGAALTARYVVAADGGRSTVRRALGIGMTGETVDPSPMLVADVRITGLDRDNWHIFPAGGEGDGFMAICPLAGTEDFQVVAGFPEGTVVDLSLDGMRKVVAARSHLAPQDVTDVRWASDFRPRAALADRFREGRVFLAGDAAHIHSPAGGQGLNTSVQDACNLGWKLGAVLRDGVPDSLLGTYEEERRPIAADMLALSTSVHRGETRRGGATRQLGLGYRASSLTEETRRSPGPVRAGDRAPDGTVGGIRLFDAFRGPHWTLLTTDGDTADQGYGAGVFLIRPDGYVGWAGETTQGLAEYARRVGAEGAHRIP